In the Mytilus trossulus isolate FHL-02 chromosome 1, PNRI_Mtr1.1.1.hap1, whole genome shotgun sequence genome, one interval contains:
- the LOC134712748 gene encoding alpha-L-fucosidase-like, whose translation MAKQYLLLFICCIGIHYSNAKYTPDWASLDTRPLPTWYDEAKFGIFIHWGVFSVPSFHGAWFWPLWKSSNPSPDIADFMKKNYPPDFTYADFAKDFTAEFFNPDEWADIFKASGAGYVVLTSKHGEGFPNWPSSHSFNWNAKAVGPNRDLVGDLAAAIRNRTDIKFGTYYCLSEWLHPLYMQDKASNFTTQNFVKTKTMPDLYELVSKYKPEIVWADMVDDLGSSSYWTSKEFLAWLFNESPVKDTVVTNDRFGQDCKCKHGSYKTCTDKFNPGVLQKFKWENCMTIDRYAWGYRRNAVVGDFLTIHEIISTFASTISCGGNMLMNVGPTKFGKIMPIFEERLRQFGQWLKVNGEAVYSTVPWSHQNDTVIINTWYTKRKLEKEGTVVYVFLLSWPEDTVLKLGAPIPSEQTEVSMLGYPDKFIWKAGPGGQGIYVTIPIIPWNKLPCEWSWVLKITLITN comes from the exons atGGCAAAACAGTACTTGTTGCTGTTCATTTGTTGCATTGGGATACACTATAGTAATGCAAAATATACTCCTGATTGGGCATCTTTGGATACACGACCGTTACCAACATGGTATGACGAAGCCAAATTTGGAATTTTCATTCATTGGGGAGTATTTTCTGTTCCAAGTTTCCATGGAGCATGGTTTTGGCCGTTGTGGAAGTCGAGCAACCCATCTCCAGATATTGCAGATTTTATGAAAAAGAATTACCCACCTGATTTTACCTATGCTGACTTTGCAAAAGATTTCACAGCAGAATTTTTTAATCCAGACGAGTGGGCAGACATATTTAAAGCATCGGGAGCTGG atatgttgTTCTTACCAGTAAACATGGTGAAGGATTTCCCAACTGGCCGTCCTCTCATTCTTTTAACTGGAATGCAAAAGCAGTTGGACCAAACAGGGATCTTGTTG gTGATCTGGCTGCAGCAATACGAAACAGAACGGATATAAAGTTTGGAACATACTACTGTCTTTCAGAGTGGCTTCATCCACTGTATATGCAAGATAAGGCATCAAACTTCACAACTCAGAATTTTGTAAAG ACAAAAACCATGCCTGACCTTTATGAACTAGTAAGTAAATATAAACCAGAAATTGTATGGGCTGATATGGTTGATGATTTAGGATCTTCTTCGTACTGGACTTCAAAAGAATTTCTTGCTTGGTTGTTCAATGAAAG TCCAGTAAAGGACACGGTTGTGACAAATGACCGATTTGGCCAAGATTGTAAATGCAAACATGGTAGCTACAAAACCTGTACAGATAAGTTCAATCCAG GTGTTTTACAGaaattcaaatgggaaaattgTATGACTATAGATAGGTATGCCTGGGGGTACCGAAGAAATGCTGTTGTTGGAGACTTTCTGACTATTCATGAAATCATTTCAACCTTTGCATCGACAATAAG TTGTGGCGGTAATATGCTGATGAATGTAGGACCAACAAAATTTGGCAAAATCATGCCAATATTTGAAGAAAGACTTCGTCAGTTCGGCCAATGGTTGAAGGTTAATGGAGAGGCAGTTTACAGTACAGTTCCATGGAGTCACCAGAATGACACAGTAATCATAAATACTTG GTACACGAAACGAAAATTGGAGAAGGAAGGAACTGTGGtttatgtttttcttctttcatgGCCTGAAGACACAGTTCTGAAATTAGGAGCACCAATTCCATCAGAGCAGACAGAAGTCAGCATGCTCGGTTACCCAGACAAATTTATCTGGAAAGCTGGTCCAGGAGGCCAAGGAATTTATGTCACTATACCAATTATACCATGGAACAAACTGCCATGCGAATGGTCATGGGTACTTAAAATAACTCTTATAACCAATTAG
- the LOC134712767 gene encoding alpha-L-fucosidase-like, with protein sequence MAIPWLLILICCIGLHFSRAKYTPDWESLDSRPLPKWYDETKFGIFITWGVFAVPSFSSEWFWPHWKAKHPNQDIVNFMKRNYRPDFTYADFAADFTAEFFDPDEWADIFKASGAGYLVFTTKHGGGFPNWPSSHSFNWNAKAVGPNRDIVGDLAKAIRNRMDIKFGTYYCLSEWFNPLYLKDRDSNFTTTDFVKTKTMPDLYELVSKYKPEIVWADTVDNLGPASYWTSKEFLAWLYNESPVKDTVVTNDRWCQECFCKHGGFKTCSDRFNPGVLQKFKWENCMTIDTHSWGYRRNSNIDAYLSVHEIISTFASTISCGGNMLMNVGPTKEGKIIPIFEERLRQFGQWLKVNGEGVYGTVPWSHQNDTVTKNIWYTKRHNENEGNVVYVFLLSWPTDAVLNLGAPIPSQQTEVTMLGYPDKFIWKAGSGGKGIDTTIPIIPWNKLPCEWAWVLKLTHITN encoded by the exons ATGGCGATACCCTGGTTGTTGATATTGATTTGTTGCATAGGATTACATTTTAGTCGTGCAAAATATACTCCAGATTGGGAGTCTTTGGATTCAAGACCTTTACCAAAATGGTATGACGAAACCAAATTTGGAATTTTCATAACATGGGGTGTGTTTGCTGTTCCAAGTTTCTCCTCTGAATGGTTTTGGCCACACTGGAAAGCAAAACACCCAAATCAAGatattgtaaatttcatgaaaagGAATTACCGACCTGATTTTACCTATGCTGATTTTGCTGCAGATTTCACAGCAGAATTTTTCGATCCAGATGAATGGGCAGATATATTTAAAGCATCAGGAGCTGG ataTCTTGTTTTTACAACTAAACATGGTGGAGGATTTCCAAACTGGCCGTCCTCTCATTCTTTTAACTGGAATGCAAAAGCAGTAGGACCGAACAGAGATATTGTTG GCGATTTGGCTAAAGCGATAAGAAACAGAATGGATATAAAGTTTGGAACATACTATTGTCTTTCAGAATGGTTTAATCCACTCTATCTAAAAGATAGGGATTCAAATTTCACAACCACGGATTTTGTAAAG acaaaaaccATGCCAGACCTTTATGAACTAGTAAGCAAATATAAGCCAGAAATTGTATGGGCAGACACGGTGGATAATTTAGGACCTGCCTCATACTGGACATCAAAAGAATTTCTTGCTTGGTTGTACAACGAAAG CCCAGTAAAGGATACAGTTGTTACAAATGACCGATGGTGTCAAGAATGTTTCTGTAAACATGGAGGCTTCAAGACCTGTTCAGATAGATTCAATCCAG GTGTTTTACAGaaattcaaatgggaaaattgTATGACTATAGACACGCACTCATGGGGATATCGCAGAAATTCTAACATCGATGCCTATCTGAGTGTTCATGAAATCATTTCAACTTTTGCATCAACAATCAG TTGTGGTGGGAACATGCTAATGAATGTAGGACCAACAAAAGAGGGGAAAATCATTCCAATATTTGAAGAAAGACTCCGTCAGTTTGGCCAATGGTTGAAGGTAAATGGAGAGGGAGTTTACGGTACGGTTCCATGGAGTCACCAGAATGATACAGTAACTAAAAATATATG GTATACCAAACGACACAATGAGAACGAAGGGAATGTGGTTTATGTCTTTCTCCTTTCTTGGCCTACAGACGCAGTTCTAAATTTAGGAGCACCAATCCCATCACAACAAACAGAAGTTACCATGCTCGGTTATCCAGACAAATTTATCTGGAAAGCTGGCTCAGGAGGCAAAGGAATTGATACCACTATACCAATTATACCATGGAACAAACTACCATGCGAATGGGCATGGGTACTTAAACTTACTCATATAACAAATtag